The segment GACGGCCGATGCTCACCCCGCCATTGTTACCCGGCGGGCGGGTGTGGCAGGTGCGATCGTCTTGTTAGGTTCAGCGGGTGGAAAAGGTGATGGTCACGCTGCGCGTGGAGAACCCCGACGAACAGTGGTGCACACGCTTGCGGACCGGGGTCGCCACCGAGCTGTCCGAACTCGACCTGGCCGGACTGACGGTCAACGTGCGTGACGCGGCGGTCAGCGCCTCGATGATGACCCTGACGACACTGGATCCGCCGGTGTCGGCGGTGGTGAGCATCTGGACGCAGCAGTACTACGGCGCGGCACTGGCCAAGGCTCTGGAGTTGCTCGCGGCCGAGTGTCAGCAGCTGGCGGCCTATCTGGTGACCGAGTCGGTCCCGTTGCCCGGCCCGGATGTCGCGCCGAGCGCGCGTACCCCGGGACTGGCGAATGTCGCGCTGCTGCGCCGCCCGCCGGAGTTGGATGTGGCGACATGGTTGCGGCGCTGGCACATCGACCACACGCCGGTGGCGATCGCGACCCAGGCCACCTTCGGATACACCCAGAACACGGTGGTGCGGGCGCTCACCGCCGATGCACCGCCCATCGATGCCATCGTCGAAGAGTTGTTCCCCATCGAGGCTGTTTCGGATCTGCACGCGTTCTTCGGCGCCGCCGATGATGTCGACCTCGGCGATCGGATGTCCAAGATGGCTGCCAGCGTGGCGCGCTTCGGTGCCGACCACAACATCGACACCGTGCCCACCAGCCGTTACGTGCTGTGGGCTCCGACCCTTACGCTGCACTCGTGACACTTCTGATCACCGATGAGAATCGGGTACGCACCCTGACGTTGAACCGCCCGGAGGCGCTCAACGCCTTCAGCGAGGCGCTCTACGACGCGATGACCGAGGCACTGTTGGCGGCGGCCGAGGACCCCGAGGTGTCGGTGGTGCTGCTGACCGGTGCCGGGCGCGCGTTCAGCGCGGGCAACGATCTGGTGGAAATGCAGCGACTGGTCACCGACCCCGAT is part of the Mycobacterium adipatum genome and harbors:
- a CDS encoding EthD domain-containing protein, with the translated sequence MEKVMVTLRVENPDEQWCTRLRTGVATELSELDLAGLTVNVRDAAVSASMMTLTTLDPPVSAVVSIWTQQYYGAALAKALELLAAECQQLAAYLVTESVPLPGPDVAPSARTPGLANVALLRRPPELDVATWLRRWHIDHTPVAIATQATFGYTQNTVVRALTADAPPIDAIVEELFPIEAVSDLHAFFGAADDVDLGDRMSKMAASVARFGADHNIDTVPTSRYVLWAPTLTLHS